A region of Oryctolagus cuniculus chromosome 3, mOryCun1.1, whole genome shotgun sequence DNA encodes the following proteins:
- the C1QL2 gene encoding complement C1q-like protein 2, producing the protein MALGLLIAVPLLLQAAPPGAAHYEMMGTCRMICDPYSAAPGGGPAGAKAPPPGPSTAALEVMQDLSANPPPPFIQGPKGDPGRPGKPGPRGPPGEPGPPGPRGPPGEKGDSGRPGLPGLQLTAGSAGGVGVVGGGAGGGGDSEGDVTSALSAAFSGPKIAFYVGLKSPHEGYEVLKFDDVVTNLGNHYDPTTGKFSCQVRGIYFFTYHILMRGGDGTSMWADLCKNGQVRASAIAQDADQNYDYASNSVVLHLDSGDEVYVKLDGGKAHGGNNNKYSTFSGFLLYPD; encoded by the exons ATGGCGCTCGGGCTGCTCATCGCCGTGCCGCTGCTGCTGCAGGCGGCGCCCCCCGGCGCTGCTCACTATGAGATGATGGGCACCTGCCGCATGATCTGCGACCCCTACAGCGCCGCACCCGGCGGGGGGCCCGCGGGAGCCAAAGCCCCGCCGCCGGGCCCCAGCACCGCCGCCCTGGAAGTCATGCAGGACCTCAGCGCCAACCCTCCGCCCCCCTTCATCCAGGGACCCAAGGGCGACCCAGGGAGACCCGGCAAGCCAGGGCCGCGGGGGCCGCCCGGAGAGCCGGGCCCGCCTGGACCCAGGGGTCCCCCGGGGGAGAAGGGCGACTCGGGACGGCCCGGGCTGCCCGGGCTGCAGCTGACGGCGGGCTCGGCGGGCGGCGTCGGAGTGGTGGGTGGCGGAGCCGGGGGCGGAGGCGACTCCGAGGGCGATGTGACTAGCGCGCTGAGCGCCGCCTTCAGCGGCCCCAAGATCGCCTTCTACGTGGGCCTCAAGAGCCCCCACGAAGGCTACGAGGTGCTCAAGTTCGACGATGTGGTCACGAATCTGGGCAATCACTACGACCCCACCACGGGCAAGTTCAGCTGCCAGGTGCGCGGCATCTACTTCTTCACCTACCACATCCTCATGCGCGGCGGCGACGGCACCAGCATGTGGGCGGACCTCTGCAAGAACGGACAG gtgcGGGCCAGCGCCATCGCGCAGGACGCCGACCAGAACTACGACTACGCCAGCAACAGCGTGGTGCTGCACCTCGACTCGGGGGACGAGGTGTACGTGAAGTTGGACGGCGGCAAGGCTCACGGCGGCAACAACAACAAGTACAGCACCTTCTCTGGCTTTCTTCTGTACCCGGATTAG